One part of the Nitrospirota bacterium genome encodes these proteins:
- a CDS encoding WYL domain-containing protein, with protein sequence MRNQTNELTICNAIKDYQPIRFRYKDELHYREFNPHAVYYSPKDSSKVLAWGRQTKDESEPLKQPDFRRFEVSLIVNMSVLDREFKPDYNFTITAKEFRNGIICAINR encoded by the coding sequence ATGAGAAATCAGACTAATGAATTGACCATCTGTAATGCAATTAAAGATTATCAGCCTATCCGATTTCGCTATAAAGATGAACTTCATTATAGAGAATTCAACCCCCATGCCGTTTATTACTCACCGAAAGATTCTTCAAAAGTTCTGGCTTGGGGAAGACAGACTAAAGATGAATCCGAACCGCTTAAACAACCAGACTTTAGAAGGTTTGAAGTTAGCTTAATCGTCAATATGAGTGTCCTTGACCGGGAATTTAAACCTGATTACAATTTCACCATTACTGCTAAGGAGTTCAGGAACGGCATTATTTGCGCTATTAATAGATAG
- a CDS encoding DsrE family protein, producing MGKITIGCFSSLVGSMSLDFAIKFSDAAVKKGHEVDLWLSGNGTMLGKKGQGKFRDYSYLMDTVMELINSGKFKITNCEACAKARGITREDTVEGFGVASMDWYLASAFSTDRILHIGGE from the coding sequence ATGGGCAAGATTACAATAGGCTGTTTCTCATCACTCGTTGGTTCCATGTCCCTCGACTTTGCAATCAAGTTCTCTGATGCTGCTGTCAAGAAAGGACATGAGGTTGACCTCTGGCTTTCAGGCAACGGCACAATGCTTGGGAAAAAAGGGCAGGGCAAGTTCAGGGATTACTCTTATCTGATGGATACGGTAATGGAATTGATCAATAGCGGCAAATTCAAGATTACAAACTGCGAGGCTTGCGCCAAGGCACGGGGTATCACCAGGGAAGATACCGTCGAAGGCTTTGGTGTGGCAAGCATGGACTGGTACCTTGCAAGTGCCTTCAGCACAGACAGAATCCTGCACATAGGAGGTGAATAA
- a CDS encoding flavin reductase family protein, whose translation MKKSLGPKTIIYPTPVLVIGTYDNNGKANAMTASWGGICCSQPPCIAVSLRKATYTYDNLMEHKAFTVNIPSEDYLREADYFGTVSGRNEDKFSITGLTPVKSDLVDAPYIREFPLILECRVLHTLGIGLHTQFIGEVMDLKVEESVLGANGVPDIEKVKPVAFTPESRTYYGLGKFLGKAFSIGRKLHGDK comes from the coding sequence ATGAAAAAATCCTTAGGCCCAAAAACCATCATTTATCCAACCCCGGTACTTGTCATAGGAACCTATGACAACAATGGCAAAGCCAATGCAATGACTGCATCCTGGGGAGGAATCTGCTGTTCTCAACCCCCCTGCATAGCCGTCTCTCTGAGAAAGGCGACCTACACGTATGATAATCTGATGGAGCACAAGGCGTTTACCGTAAACATCCCCTCTGAGGACTACCTAAGGGAAGCCGATTATTTCGGAACAGTATCAGGAAGAAATGAGGACAAGTTTTCCATTACCGGCCTTACCCCGGTGAAGAGTGACCTCGTTGATGCACCCTACATCCGGGAATTTCCCCTCATCCTGGAGTGCAGGGTGCTCCATACACTGGGAATAGGGCTCCATACCCAGTTTATCGGGGAGGTGATGGATCTCAAGGTTGAGGAATCCGTACTTGGAGCAAACGGGGTTCCTGATATTGAAAAAGTAAAACCCGTTGCGTTTACCCCTGAAAGCCGCACATATTATGGTCTTGGCAAATTCCTCGGAAAGGCCTTCTCGATTGGAAGAAAACTGCATGGGGATAAATAA
- a CDS encoding sulfurtransferase TusA family protein: MADLKSIEPAATLDVLGRVCPYPLVLTKKKLEKLNSGEVLKVISDAQASVEDSIPKYCEKHGCEMETVKLEDKGYWEIYIQKK, translated from the coding sequence ATGGCAGATTTAAAATCTATTGAACCAGCGGCAACTCTCGATGTGCTCGGCAGGGTTTGTCCATATCCCCTGGTGCTCACAAAAAAGAAGCTTGAAAAACTGAACAGTGGCGAAGTACTGAAGGTCATCAGCGATGCCCAGGCATCAGTAGAAGACTCGATACCGAAGTATTGTGAAAAGCACGGATGTGAAATGGAGACAGTAAAGCTCGAGGACAAGGGATACTGGGAGATATATATTCAGAAGAAGTAG
- a CDS encoding 4Fe-4S dicluster domain-containing protein, whose amino-acid sequence MYIVAVDNDKCEACEECINICPQGVFELDGESKSDPVNGSECVYCESCLGVCPPAAITITEM is encoded by the coding sequence TTGTACATCGTAGCCGTTGATAACGATAAGTGTGAGGCCTGTGAGGAGTGCATCAATATCTGCCCGCAGGGTGTTTTTGAATTGGACGGAGAAAGTAAGTCAGATCCTGTAAACGGTTCTGAGTGTGTATATTGTGAGAGCTGTCTTGGTGTCTGTCCTCCGGCAGCTATAACCATTACAGAGATGTAA
- a CDS encoding HEPN domain-containing protein translates to MSFDWSEYVELAEKLIEQEKDEKIESAYYRSSVSRSYYGTYCLARDLLLSKGFNIPRTNTHMAVREAFQQGSNRVIKQVGEGLGRLWSERKNADYDAPNSFDKVRAEKALKLAKKLLKLYSEAKVQEVAP, encoded by the coding sequence ATGAGTTTCGATTGGTCAGAATATGTGGAGCTCGCCGAGAAACTTATCGAGCAAGAAAAGGACGAAAAAATAGAATCTGCTTATTACCGTTCCTCCGTTAGTCGTTCATACTATGGAACATATTGTTTAGCTCGTGATTTATTGCTCAGTAAAGGGTTTAACATTCCACGAACTAATACTCATATGGCAGTACGAGAAGCATTTCAGCAAGGCAGTAACAGAGTGATTAAGCAGGTCGGTGAGGGTTTGGGTAGATTATGGAGTGAAAGAAAAAATGCTGATTATGATGCCCCTAACTCATTTGATAAGGTCAGAGCGGAGAAAGCCCTTAAATTGGCAAAAAAACTATTAAAACTTTACTCTGAGGCTAAAGTTCAAGAAGTAGCACCCTAA
- a CDS encoding DEAD/DEAH box helicase, whose product MLEEFVHKLKEDRALGLQITTHRYIPPEEPRYRDLELDGRLRGLLLSRGISRFWSHQVEGIELVRRGENVVVMTPTASGKSLIYNIPVVENILRDPQARALYLFPLKGLEQDQVNNLNGLLQPLGIGESSGSKRPIAPAEVYDGDTTAYRRKKIRERLPNVIFTNPDMLHFAINAYHPKWEEFFRNLRYVVIDEIHAYRGVFGSNVAQVLRRLRRICRRWGSNPQFIASSATIANPADLAESLVGLPFKAVTKSGAPQGGRHFLFINPLESAYTVAMRLFVESLRAGLKTIVFTKARKITELIYAWAVKRAPELTDKISPYRAGFLPKERREIERRLFEGELSGVVSTSALELGVDIGGLDCCMLAGYPGSISSTYQRAGRVGRHGEESLIIMIAIQDALDQYLIRHPETFFGKSHEAAIIDPESPVILKKHLPCAAAEVYLREDDSVYDMVRLRPLIDELVREKALRLSKKGDVWYSGIWMPHRGVSIRGIGESFRIIDKDGNVIGELNGLRVFRDAFPGAIYLHRGRQYQVGQLSMEERKVFVREVDVPYYTQALSAEETEILAEKQKKDLSNLTIHLGGLRISQRVVGYEKRRLYDRARLSRHSIEMPEYIFDTEGVWFRIPDNIKEAVEGEGFDLGGSIHALEHAAIACMPLIALCEKMDIGGLSYISYPQFRGPGIFIYDGYEGGVGLTRHAFDVAQTWLTLSMKFIDECPCESGCPSCVQDPQCGSGNQPLDKAGARLLLSLILREADG is encoded by the coding sequence ATGCTCGAAGAATTCGTACACAAGCTTAAAGAGGACAGGGCCCTGGGCCTGCAGATAACCACTCACAGATATATTCCGCCTGAAGAACCACGATACCGTGACCTTGAGCTCGACGGGAGGCTCCGGGGGCTGCTGCTTTCAAGGGGGATCAGCCGTTTCTGGTCCCATCAGGTCGAGGGTATAGAACTCGTCAGACGGGGTGAGAACGTTGTGGTGATGACCCCCACTGCGAGCGGCAAGAGCCTTATTTACAACATACCTGTTGTCGAAAACATCCTCAGGGACCCACAGGCACGGGCGCTTTATCTCTTTCCACTGAAGGGGCTTGAGCAGGATCAGGTGAACAATCTGAACGGGCTGCTGCAGCCCCTCGGCATAGGTGAGAGCAGTGGTTCAAAACGTCCCATCGCCCCTGCCGAGGTATATGACGGCGATACAACTGCGTACAGGAGAAAGAAGATAAGGGAAAGGCTTCCGAACGTGATATTTACAAACCCTGATATGCTTCACTTTGCAATCAATGCCTATCATCCGAAGTGGGAGGAGTTTTTCAGGAACCTCCGCTATGTTGTCATCGACGAGATCCACGCATACAGGGGTGTTTTTGGCTCAAATGTTGCCCAGGTATTGCGGAGACTCAGACGCATATGCCGAAGGTGGGGATCGAACCCGCAGTTTATCGCAAGTTCAGCAACCATTGCAAACCCGGCAGACCTTGCAGAAAGCCTGGTGGGACTGCCATTTAAAGCGGTTACAAAGAGCGGTGCACCCCAGGGAGGCAGGCATTTCCTCTTTATAAATCCCCTGGAGAGCGCATATACGGTTGCAATGAGGCTGTTTGTGGAGTCCCTCAGGGCCGGGCTCAAGACCATAGTCTTTACCAAGGCGAGGAAGATTACAGAGCTGATCTATGCCTGGGCTGTAAAGAGGGCGCCGGAGCTGACTGACAAGATCAGCCCCTACAGGGCGGGATTCCTCCCAAAGGAGAGGCGGGAGATTGAGCGGAGGCTCTTTGAAGGAGAACTCTCAGGAGTGGTATCCACAAGCGCCCTTGAGCTTGGTGTTGATATAGGCGGGCTTGATTGCTGTATGCTTGCAGGGTATCCGGGATCGATCTCAAGCACCTATCAGAGGGCTGGCAGGGTGGGGAGGCACGGCGAGGAGTCCCTTATAATAATGATTGCAATCCAGGACGCACTGGACCAGTATTTAATAAGACATCCGGAAACCTTTTTTGGAAAAAGTCACGAGGCAGCCATAATCGATCCTGAAAGCCCGGTAATTCTTAAAAAGCACCTTCCCTGCGCTGCTGCCGAGGTCTACCTGAGAGAGGATGACAGTGTGTACGACATGGTCAGGTTGAGGCCGCTGATAGATGAACTTGTAAGGGAAAAGGCCCTCAGGTTGAGCAAAAAAGGTGATGTATGGTATTCAGGCATATGGATGCCCCACAGAGGGGTGAGCATCAGGGGCATAGGGGAGTCCTTCCGGATTATTGATAAGGACGGTAATGTGATAGGTGAGTTGAATGGTTTGAGAGTCTTCAGGGATGCCTTTCCTGGGGCAATATATCTGCACAGGGGAAGGCAGTATCAGGTAGGGCAGCTCAGCATGGAGGAGAGAAAAGTATTTGTCAGGGAGGTTGATGTGCCTTATTATACGCAAGCCCTGAGTGCCGAGGAGACCGAAATATTGGCCGAAAAGCAAAAGAAAGACCTCAGCAATCTGACGATTCACCTTGGTGGACTCAGGATAAGCCAGAGGGTAGTGGGGTATGAAAAGAGGAGGCTTTACGACAGGGCCAGGCTCTCCAGGCACAGTATTGAGATGCCGGAGTATATATTTGATACAGAAGGTGTATGGTTCAGGATTCCGGATAACATAAAAGAGGCTGTGGAGGGTGAGGGCTTTGACCTTGGTGGAAGCATCCATGCCCTGGAACATGCCGCAATAGCGTGTATGCCCCTGATTGCACTCTGTGAAAAGATGGATATCGGGGGATTAAGTTATATCAGTTATCCGCAGTTCAGGGGGCCGGGAATCTTTATTTATGACGGATATGAGGGAGGCGTCGGGCTTACAAGGCATGCCTTTGACGTGGCACAGACGTGGTTAACGCTCTCCATGAAGTTTATAGACGAGTGCCCCTGTGAGAGCGGGTGTCCATCCTGTGTGCAGGACCCTCAGTGCGGTTCCGGCAACCAGCCGCTCGACAAGGCAGGCGCAAGACTCCTGCTCTCCCTTATCCTCAGGGAGGCGGACGGATGA
- a CDS encoding type II toxin-antitoxin system HicA family toxin, whose protein sequence is MQRQIKESTVTVPVPDHKEIKRGTLMSIIRQSQIPKEEFEAD, encoded by the coding sequence ATGCAAAGACAAATTAAGGAAAGCACTGTAACTGTTCCAGTTCCAGACCATAAGGAGATAAAAAGAGGAACACTGATGTCCATCATCAGACAATCACAAATACCTAAAGAAGAATTTGAAGCAGATTAA
- the mtnP gene encoding S-methyl-5'-thioadenosine phosphorylase, whose protein sequence is MKKVKVGIIGGSGLDDPKIIKGAKEKNVKTPHGKPSSPLTIGRIDGVDVVILARHGKKHSIYPTAVNYRANLSALKKEGCTHILATTAVGSLRARIKPADFVFIDQFIDFTKHRTLTFHEKKVVHTPMAEPFCGELRSLLIKTAKELKLRHHKKGTVITIEGPRFSTKAESHMFRGFGADVINMSTVPEVILAREVGICYQSIAMSTDYDCWKEGEEPVTWDMIVSIMYRNAENVKKLILNTIPKIECSEHKCS, encoded by the coding sequence ATGAAAAAGGTGAAAGTCGGTATTATCGGCGGCTCCGGACTTGATGATCCAAAGATAATCAAGGGCGCCAAAGAAAAGAATGTAAAGACACCTCACGGAAAGCCCTCATCCCCACTCACAATCGGCAGGATAGACGGGGTTGACGTCGTAATACTTGCCCGTCACGGGAAGAAGCATTCCATCTACCCAACGGCGGTTAACTACAGGGCCAATCTGAGTGCCCTGAAGAAGGAGGGCTGCACACATATCCTTGCCACTACAGCGGTCGGCTCACTGAGGGCCAGGATAAAGCCCGCTGATTTTGTCTTTATTGACCAGTTTATAGATTTTACAAAACACAGAACCCTTACCTTTCATGAAAAAAAGGTTGTTCATACACCGATGGCAGAGCCCTTCTGCGGGGAGCTGCGGTCGCTTCTCATTAAAACCGCCAAAGAATTAAAGCTCAGGCATCACAAAAAAGGCACTGTGATTACGATTGAAGGCCCCAGGTTTTCCACAAAGGCCGAGTCTCATATGTTCAGGGGTTTTGGTGCTGACGTTATCAACATGTCAACCGTACCTGAGGTCATACTTGCAAGAGAAGTGGGCATCTGTTACCAGTCCATTGCAATGTCCACTGATTATGATTGCTGGAAGGAGGGAGAGGAACCTGTTACGTGGGATATGATTGTATCAATCATGTACCGGAATGCCGAGAATGTAAAGAAACTTATCCTGAATACAATTCCAAAGATTGAGTGTTCAGAACACAAATGCAGCTAA
- a CDS encoding DsrE family protein, which produces MAIKKIAFIVEKLPYKSETSRLALTHAIASQTVEIHLEDGDNVEPVLAFVGDGVLNCLKNQKALEVYGVSSLEAHVKNALLLDLRVLVCKEDLEGFGLTEDSIVMDAEEIGGEVTTQVVPYEEIQQDLESADHLMFF; this is translated from the coding sequence ATGGCTATTAAAAAGATTGCATTTATTGTGGAAAAACTTCCCTATAAGTCTGAAACCTCAAGACTGGCGCTTACACATGCAATTGCCAGCCAGACAGTGGAGATTCATCTTGAGGACGGTGACAATGTTGAGCCGGTACTGGCCTTTGTCGGTGACGGGGTACTGAACTGTCTCAAGAACCAGAAGGCACTTGAGGTATACGGGGTCTCAAGCCTTGAGGCGCATGTAAAGAACGCCCTTCTGCTCGATCTCAGGGTGCTGGTCTGCAAGGAAGACCTTGAGGGCTTTGGACTCACAGAGGACTCAATCGTGATGGACGCTGAAGAGATTGGTGGCGAGGTCACCACCCAGGTAGTCCCATATGAAGAGATCCAGCAGGACCTTGAATCAGCCGATCACCTGATGTTTTTCTGA
- a CDS encoding phosphatidylserine decarboxylase — protein MNGEITTIDDFVAQLKDWYETDYNGFKTSFDKAIANVQPIPEGQDPSVVYDWKNKGINDLCDFFTDWYNWMPDVATGLEYIQKFSWLYYKNQDGLAFVTKGPGLAMTAEFVRLRGDYMDDPISHPLVQKWIDELGPEQMNQFIKTSAKDFPTFNDFFIREIKPEARPISSPNDDTVVVAPADCVINMIVDDLTDATKIPVKTVSLNIAELLNNSIYAKNFIGGTAVSCILMPNTYHRYHAPVSGHVIESNEDVAGDYFGIKDFPDLLNKGDVGYGYDYSVFEHFRRGYLVIKTANYGLVGMVPVGLNTIASVVFVDKYKRITSSDNPVPIKKGEEVGYFKYGGSLNILLFEPGRFPSLSLLVGQRIGVLNTA, from the coding sequence ATGAATGGAGAAATTACAACAATCGACGATTTTGTCGCTCAACTCAAGGACTGGTATGAAACCGATTACAACGGCTTTAAGACAAGCTTCGACAAAGCAATTGCAAACGTACAACCCATTCCGGAAGGACAAGACCCAAGCGTGGTATATGACTGGAAAAACAAGGGAATAAACGATCTGTGCGATTTTTTTACTGATTGGTATAACTGGATGCCGGATGTGGCAACTGGACTGGAGTATATACAAAAGTTCAGTTGGCTTTATTATAAAAACCAGGATGGATTAGCTTTTGTTACGAAGGGGCCCGGGTTAGCTATGACGGCGGAATTCGTCAGGCTGAGAGGCGATTACATGGACGACCCAATATCACATCCGCTTGTTCAGAAATGGATAGACGAACTCGGACCTGAACAGATGAATCAATTTATTAAAACTTCCGCTAAGGATTTTCCGACATTCAACGATTTTTTTATACGCGAAATTAAACCGGAAGCAAGACCTATCAGTTCTCCGAATGATGATACCGTGGTTGTCGCTCCGGCCGACTGTGTTATTAATATGATTGTTGACGATTTAACTGACGCAACAAAAATCCCGGTTAAAACCGTGTCGTTAAATATAGCCGAACTTTTGAACAATTCAATATACGCCAAAAATTTTATCGGGGGTACGGCGGTTTCCTGTATTTTAATGCCAAATACATACCACCGGTATCATGCTCCGGTATCGGGTCACGTGATAGAATCAAACGAAGATGTTGCCGGAGACTACTTTGGGATTAAGGATTTTCCCGATTTGTTGAATAAGGGTGACGTGGGGTATGGATATGATTATAGCGTTTTTGAACATTTTCGCCGCGGTTATTTGGTTATAAAAACGGCAAATTATGGACTTGTAGGCATGGTTCCCGTTGGGTTAAATACTATCGCTTCCGTGGTCTTTGTCGATAAATATAAGCGTATCACCAGCAGCGATAATCCGGTACCCATTAAAAAGGGTGAAGAGGTGGGATATTTTAAGTATGGTGGGTCGCTAAATATTCTTTTGTTTGAGCCAGGTCGTTTCCCTTCTCTAAGCCTTCTTGTAGGACAAAGAATAGGGGTGCTGAACACAGCCTGA
- a CDS encoding type II toxin-antitoxin system HicB family antitoxin, with translation MKHIFTAIIQKEDEMFVALCPELDIASQGDTIEEAKKNLEEAVTLFFEHASPEEIKERLKEDIYISPFEVAVA, from the coding sequence ATGAAACATATATTTACAGCCATAATTCAGAAAGAAGATGAGATGTTTGTGGCACTATGTCCTGAACTTGACATAGCAAGTCAGGGGGACACCATCGAAGAGGCAAAGAAGAATTTAGAAGAGGCAGTAACTCTGTTTTTTGAACATGCCTCTCCTGAGGAAATCAAGGAAAGGTTAAAAGAGGATATTTACATATCACCTTTTGAGGTAGCAGTTGCCTAA
- a CDS encoding adenine phosphoribosyltransferase: MPIKSKIRTVPDYPKKGIMFRDITTLIKDPVGFRLVIDSMTQRYITSDVEFDTIVGIESRGFIIGGALSYTLGKGFIPIRKKGKLPAETIEHEYALEYGTDVIEIHKDALKRGERVLLVDDLLATGGTALASAALIEKLGAKVAEMAFIVDLPDIGGHQKLVNKGYSVFTLTEFEGD; the protein is encoded by the coding sequence ATGCCGATAAAATCAAAGATAAGGACAGTGCCCGATTATCCCAAGAAGGGAATCATGTTCAGGGACATTACCACGCTGATTAAGGACCCTGTCGGATTCAGGCTTGTTATTGACAGCATGACGCAGAGATATATTACAAGTGATGTGGAGTTTGACACTATTGTCGGCATAGAGTCCAGGGGGTTTATTATCGGAGGAGCCCTTTCCTACACCCTTGGAAAGGGATTTATTCCTATAAGAAAGAAGGGCAAACTTCCTGCGGAGACTATAGAGCATGAGTATGCGCTTGAATACGGCACAGACGTTATAGAGATACATAAGGATGCTTTGAAGCGCGGGGAGAGAGTCCTTCTTGTGGACGACCTCCTTGCAACAGGGGGCACCGCCCTGGCGTCGGCCGCGCTTATCGAGAAACTCGGGGCCAAAGTTGCGGAGATGGCCTTCATAGTAGACCTTCCTGATATTGGCGGCCACCAGAAGCTGGTCAACAAGGGATACAGTGTCTTTACATTGACGGAGTTTGAGGGGGATTAG
- a CDS encoding DsrH/TusB family sulfur metabolism protein, with protein MRLAVFVSEYREPEMLERLKAEKLGIVLVQNGVYHAALKKDGNVSPVLSKDVEYYALSEDLQSRGFSDSDVVDSKVKVINYDGLVDLIFNDYEKTIWL; from the coding sequence ATGAGGCTTGCTGTATTTGTGAGTGAGTACAGGGAACCGGAAATGCTGGAAAGACTGAAGGCCGAAAAATTAGGAATAGTCCTGGTACAGAATGGGGTGTACCATGCAGCGCTTAAAAAAGATGGCAATGTATCCCCGGTTCTCTCAAAAGACGTGGAGTATTATGCACTCTCTGAAGACCTTCAATCCAGGGGGTTCTCAGACTCTGATGTTGTTGATAGCAAGGTAAAGGTTATCAACTATGATGGTCTGGTTGACCTTATCTTCAATGATTACGAAAAAACAATCTGGCTATAA
- a CDS encoding winged helix-turn-helix transcriptional regulator has protein sequence MTRFGIVQRSVFGEKPPLQVEYVLTDFGSRFMGILNEVHRLQEAVDKGTIF, from the coding sequence ATGACGCGCTTCGGTATCGTGCAGCGCTCCGTGTTCGGCGAGAAACCTCCCCTGCAGGTAGAGTACGTGCTAACGGACTTCGGCAGTCGCTTTATGGGAATTCTGAACGAAGTGCATCGGCTCCAGGAAGCTGTCGACAAAGGGACCATCTTCTGA
- the mtnA gene encoding S-methyl-5-thioribose-1-phosphate isomerase, with protein MNVNGRHYRTIWVKEDDESIIRIIDQRRLPHELVIEDLRAVDDVAAAIRDMHVRGAGLIGAAAGYGMYLAALEAERADSFDDYLNAAAEKLVSTRPTAVNLTWAVNRQLKAIRGGASPAGKVAIALKTANEIADEDADFCRRIGEHGVRIIEGIAAGKNGKPVNILTHCNAGWLAFVDYGSATSPIYAAFDKGINIHVWVDETRPRNQGASLTAWELGRHGVPHTVIPDNAGGHLMQHGLVDMVIVGTDRTTYTGDVANKTGTYLKALAAKDNNIPFYVALPSSTFDWEIRDGRKEIPIEERDPDEVRYIEGLCEGEIKKVLLTPENSNAANYAFDVTPAELVTGLITERGICAANEEAILNLYPEHKG; from the coding sequence ATGAATGTAAACGGAAGACATTATCGCACTATCTGGGTAAAGGAAGACGATGAATCAATAATCAGGATTATTGATCAGAGAAGGCTTCCTCATGAGTTAGTGATTGAGGATTTAAGAGCTGTTGATGACGTAGCCGCTGCCATAAGGGATATGCATGTGAGGGGCGCCGGATTAATTGGCGCAGCTGCAGGTTATGGAATGTATCTTGCCGCACTGGAAGCTGAAAGGGCAGATTCCTTTGATGATTATCTGAATGCAGCGGCCGAAAAACTTGTATCAACAAGGCCCACAGCCGTCAATCTCACGTGGGCGGTAAACAGACAGTTGAAAGCCATCAGGGGTGGTGCCTCTCCTGCTGGTAAAGTGGCCATTGCCCTGAAGACCGCAAATGAAATTGCCGATGAGGATGCCGACTTCTGCAGGAGGATTGGAGAGCACGGGGTAAGGATAATTGAGGGCATTGCTGCAGGAAAAAATGGCAAGCCTGTTAATATCCTCACGCACTGCAATGCCGGATGGCTGGCATTTGTTGATTACGGTTCAGCAACATCACCCATATATGCTGCCTTTGATAAGGGGATTAATATTCACGTCTGGGTTGATGAGACGAGACCGAGGAACCAAGGCGCGAGTCTGACTGCCTGGGAGCTTGGCCGGCATGGTGTCCCTCACACTGTAATCCCTGATAATGCAGGGGGGCATCTGATGCAGCACGGACTTGTGGATATGGTGATTGTAGGTACGGACAGGACGACTTACACCGGAGATGTTGCCAACAAGACAGGAACCTACCTCAAGGCCCTGGCCGCGAAAGACAACAATATCCCGTTCTATGTTGCACTTCCCTCATCAACCTTTGACTGGGAGATAAGAGACGGCAGGAAGGAAATACCCATTGAGGAGAGAGACCCTGATGAGGTCAGGTATATCGAGGGACTCTGTGAAGGTGAAATCAAAAAAGTGCTGCTGACCCCTGAAAACAGCAATGCCGCAAATTATGCTTTTGACGTCACCCCTGCTGAACTGGTTACAGGATTGATTACAGAAAGGGGGATCTGCGCAGCCAATGAAGAGGCTATCCTTAATCTTTACCCGGAACATAAGGGCTGA